One Excalfactoria chinensis isolate bCotChi1 chromosome 13, bCotChi1.hap2, whole genome shotgun sequence genomic window, TTATTAAACACTCTGCTTCTTCTGTGGCTGGGGTTCTTGCTTGATCTTTAATTAAGTCCACTCCAATGAATAAGCCAGAACCTcttcaaaagaaatataaatagtTTGTGTCACAGGAAGGAGCTGCAAGTGAACTAAAGGACTGAGAGATACAGTTAAGGCTTGGTCTCACAAAAGTCTGAGAATTGGGGATGGTTGTTGGctactgtttaaaaacaaaaagtctaGCAGTTTTACAGAAATGTGGTAGTATAGTATGGGCTTGTCCTGTGCTGCCATTCCAAGTAGTTAAATGATAAAGATAGTCTTCATCCCACTTACAAATTGTGTTCTTTGTGCACTGaactatttttctgtttaaacttTTGTCCTGGCAACTGATATATCAGAAGTGGTACTTCCTAGGGATGCACAAAAATCAATAAAGCTAAACTGGCCTGGAGTGGCAAAGTTTATCAGACTTGTGAGTAGCTTAAGTATGGTTTAATTCAGTGGACTGCTGACTTATCTTTCTTGCTGATGCCACAGCTCTGAACAGTGTCCTAAAACATCACTTTGCTTTTAAACTTGGTCATGacaaactgaacaaaatacagctaaatgtgtatatatacatataaaaggCATTGATACCTGACATCACCAATGATGGGGTGCTTGATTTTTTGCTCCATGAGTAGTTTCATCAAGAAGTTGCCAACTTCTGTTGCATGAACTTGAAGCTGTTCCTTCTCTATCACATCTAAAACAGCCAATCCAATGGCACATGAAACAGGGTTTCCTCCAAACTGAGATTCAGGAAAGGAACACATGCAGTCTTGTTAATGAAAGCATAACATCAGTGATAACAAGAGCACACTAAGATTTATATTTGATAGTTGGTAATTATTAAATTGGTACCAGAAATATGCAATTAATATCAGCAGTAACTGTGTGGATGCTGACGATTAATTTAAACCAAGTCCCATGATTATCATTTTAGTACTGACTCCTAtcttaaaaaaacccaaacatatatatatatatgactgtGGTCCATTTTTACTTACTGTGTTGAAATATTCTACTCCTGTGGCTGCAAATGCTTCTGCAATTTCTTTAGTTGTTGCTACGCAGGCAATAGGGTGCCCATTACCTATGGGTTTCCCCATAGTGACTATGTCAGGTACAAACTCTTCTCCCTGAAGCTGGAATGCCCAAAAGTGCTTGCCAACCCTGCCAAAGCCAACTTGAATTTCATCAGCAACAAATACACCTCCAGCCTCGTGCACATGCCTGTAACGTAACAATGATTATATGCTGGAAAGAGAGCaatcacaaatattttcttttttgcaacaaacagaaagcattaaTTTGCAGAATTCTTGAAGGAAAACTTCTGTACCATGTGTTTAAAAAGAGGCCTTTGGCCCACAAAGATGATGTTCTAATGTAAAAGCATTCATCTTTTCTATGCGTGTAAAGCTGCATGCCACAGGAGACAGAAATTCTCCTATCATCTCTATGTAGGACAGATTTTACAAGCGAAGATAATGAATGTCTGACCACTTACTCTGCAACTTTCTGAAAATAGCCTTCTGGTGGGAGGATTTGACCACCAACGCTTGGCAGAGATTCAGCAAAAAATGCAGCAATCTGAAACATAGGTACCGTGTAATGACTGAACACACAACACAGACGTTTGTGGAAGCTGTGTTAGCAGTTAGCGTTGAAAGGAACCTGTACTGAGCTCTTATGCAAGACAAAAGGCCAAAGAAATCACTTCTtacctttctgcctttcttatGTGCTTGcttaataatatttttcacttcGTTAGCGTAGGCTGTTACTGGATCTTCATGGTCCTCTCTGTATAGTCCTCTGTATGTGTCTGGAACAGGAGCCTATGCAAAGGAACAGTATTCTGTGTTCAGTAAATCGTAAATTAGTCTTCGTTTAATTTACAAGTAATAAGTAGTTATAGGCTGAAGTACATACCACGTGGACCCATTCCTTTTGTCCTTCTAGATTTCTGAATTTATATGGGCTTATGTCAATCAAGGATGTCAGATGTCCATGGTAAGCACTTAAAAAACAATCAGCAGAACTAAACAGTAATTTCCTCATTATCAAGAGTTCTTTAGGCTTAACATTACTGACATCTAAGGAGTAGATGAGTTACATCACCTGGTAGGAATACAGATACTAGTGAGAACAGCTGTGGGATTTCTAAGGGATGCAGGCAGGCAACAGTCCTTGTCACTGGTTTTCCCAAGCCAGCGAGTAGAATCACAGCAGTGTAAATCACTGATAGCACTAAAAGACTGCTGGAGTTCCTGGCCTGCTGAATATCCTCCAACAAtggaattttctgtttctctggaCACCCTGCTCTAATGTTTGACCACCTTTATGGCATAAAAGCCTTTTCCTATGTCTCAGCAGAATTcttcaggtttttctttctgtctgctgtCTCTTTCCTGGCACTGTGCAGCTTCAGAACTGGCTCGGGGGgggggttgttggtttttgttttgtttgtttggtttggtttttttttgtgcttcttaAGAATAAACTCAAGTTTTTGAAACCCTCACATTTTGAGCTTCCCCTCCCATGGTGGCAGGGCAGCCCTTGCTTTGTTTCAGCATGGCAAAGCTTGGTCTTTGCTGGAGAGCCCTACCTGAATGCAGTCAGTACTTCAGGAGTGGTCTCACAAATACTGAGCAGAGGAAAATTCCACTTCCTAGCTACATTCTTCCTACAATGACAAGTGCTCTGACCACGGATATAAACTGAGCCTTGCAACTGACAGTAGATAAAATTGCCAACATACTTACTGGTCTAGAACTATAACGTCCTCATGCTTTGTAAACTGTCGTGCCAGTCTTAGGGCAAGATCATTAGCCTCAGATCTATAATAGAAAAAAACTGGTGTTTAATTGCAGATACATTGCAGATACCTGAGGTTTGAAACTtgcagagaacacagaaaacttaGGTGTAAGGTACTGACAGATCCCCGAGTAATCAGCAGTGGTAGAACTGCTTAGCAGAGTAGAATCCACCTTAAAAAAGCTGGATTGCAGGAACTACATGGAAgcagtttcctttttattttactgtgtagGTTGCTTGGGAATCCAGGAACCTCCTGCAAGCTGGAAATGTGCATTGTCACACTGAGTTCTGCAAACGTGTCAGACCAGAAACAAGTAACAGAAGTAAACCCTTCTGTTCATGTAGTCCAAGGCCTTAGAATAAAATGCTGTACAAGTGAAGTGCCGGGTCAGTTTTCTGACAGAGATCTTGCTAAGTACAAACGTTAGAGCTGTAGAAATTCTAAACGACCACAGTTTCTTCATCATCAAACAACTACgattcctttgtttttttaacatacaGTCATCACTCCAGAGCATGCAGCTGGCTGCTGATGTACCCGTCTGTATATAACCAGGGCAAAAGCAATAGCGATTCTGATAGATCCGACTTACCCAGAgttcaagaaataaaaggtGCACAACTTGTCAGGTAGCTTTTCTGAAAGTCTCTCTGCATAATCAGTCAGGTTGTCATGAAGATAACGAGAATTTGTATTTAGCAATTGGTTTTGCTCGTGGGCTGCTTTCACTACATCAGGGTGACAATGTCCAACTGCaggagaggggagagagaggTTGGTGAGTTCTTTATTATGCATGGTGTCTTTTAGCAGGCACATGCTGGCTCTGTGCTTACGTTTCTCTCTAAGAATACAGAGCAACTGTCAGTAATGTTCATATTTGATCAGCTAGGCACTAATAATGTTATCAGCATAGGACAATGTTGGTACGCCTTGAAAGCTCTCATGGAAAACTTCCATTGCTCAGAAAGGTTTAAAGTGGTGGTTGTATTTCAAGGCTGGTGGTTAAATGCTTAAAGCTGATATGCTGAACAAACAGTGCCTAATTTTATAGTTTAAATTTAGACATCTGAGTAGTCGTATTTGAAGATAAGCTTTACCATCAAATAATGACATGTTGTCATTACATATTGACAGTAATACATGGTAGGACTGTCAGCACTGACCAGCAATTTAAAGTACTATAAGAAACAGCTGCTTCATAAGACACAAATAATGCACCACACCGGGCTGTGGTCCTTCAGTAGAACCCTGAGTGACATTTGTGAGTACAACAGACTGTCCTTAATTTTACAGTCAGGTGCTTGCCCTGAATTCTCTCgcacagagctctgtgaagTTTAGATCAGTACTTTGCTGTGAAGGTAGAGAAGGAAGCATGTCTGGAAAGCTTCGTGTTCATGCAGAAACCCAAACGTGAGCAGAACTTTAGCAGACTGTAGGCTCAGTAGAAGGTTATTCCTCTATTCCAATTGAACCACTGTTTCCCCCAGCACAATGGAACAGTGGGAAAAAGTACTGACTGTTCCTTGCTCTGTTAGTAAAACGTGGTATTGAACAATGGAACTTCAGCTTACCGTGAGCAACATTGTTTATGCAGTCAAGGTATTGCCTTCCATTCTCATCATACATGTACTGGCCTCTTGCCTTTACAATCTTCAGCGGATCGTTAGGATAAAACAGCTTGCAAGAAGAGCTGTGTAAAGCATCAGAAAGAAGAATAAGCCTTAATGAAGTCCCGCAGTCATCTAGTAATAACTTAGTGTAGTTAATCAAGAGTAAGACAACCCCCCAGTGTAGCAGCACATGCCATCATGCTCCTAGCCCTTAAATGCACAGCTCAGGATGGAGAAAAGCACAGTCTTTGTTCTCTGACTGGATAGCCGAGTTTTGTTAGGCTTGCAGGCACAAAAACCCACTCCTGAACAAGAGATTCTTCACTAGCAATCCCCAACCACAGCACACACGCAGAACTTGGCTCTGAAGTTTCATCTGATCTTAACTATGGTTCCTTGGTGTCTATGCTGGCTGCCCTCCCTGTTCTTTAAACTGTGCCTGTCTTTACTAATCACTTTCATTATACCTTTGCTATTCTTACTAAAGGCAGAGTGCAGCTGATTCTTACATCTGTACAGAGCTTGAGGAATTTTATTTCCAAGTCTGGACCTGTTTAAGTGAGCTTGCATTGCTTCACCTTTTACATATATTTGACAAATTACATTGAAACGTATCTGCCTAAGGAGAGCTGCAGGATTTAACTGATGCTGAAGGGCAGTGCCAACCTGTAATACCTCCTTTAGTAAATACTGCGTAGAAAACTAAAAGGGAAATAACGCTATATATTGAGAAATATCAATTAACTAAAAGTTAAAATAAGACAGTCGTTCACTGTCCGTCCCCTACAGGAATCCTACACTGTCTGTATGCGCTGGCAGTGGGATGACAGAACAGGCTTGTCAGTAAAATCACGCTGACAGCGCAACCTGTGCTAAGAAAGCAGTAACGAGGCTGGGCTGGATCCTCATCCCCAGGAACCGAGCAAATGAGTTACAAAAGAATTTAATACACAGGCCGGTATCctcagctcagtgcagctcaCACGGATCTCGTTGCAGCATTTACCCCAGCCTGCTTTCTGTCTGCACAGGGCTTTGTGGACGGAGGTAGCCTTCCTTTCCAAACCATAACATTCCTGTGGTCAGACAGAAACGCTCTTGCTGCCGTTCCCAGCAGCATTCTGCAGAACCAGGAATTTTTAAAATCGTTTGGAACAAAGCGAGCGATTGAAAGCCCGGAGCTGAGTCTTGTGCTTAATTCTAGCATGTTAATTCTGATGGCTTTCAGTGCTACCAGAGCTCTGACAGCTGGGTTCTCATTCTGGGTCAGCAGCACCACTCGGCAGCCGCGTGGTTTGCTAGCTCAGAGCCAAGCGGCCAAAGATCCGCTTTGTAAGCAGTTCTAAGTTCCTACGGCCACGCCGTGCCATCCGTGTTTCGAGGGATCTCGATGCCTTATAGTTTCATAACCTTCCTTAAACGCGAACTGTTTGAGTGAAGCCCAGGCTCTGCTCGCACTCAGCACCGTCTCTATCCCAAAGCCAAAGCACCGGAGCAGGGAGCGCTCATAGCCCCGGCCGCTCGGTGCCAGCCCTGCTCCGCGCCCCGCTCCACGGCCGGCAGCGCCGGGCACTCGGTACAGACGCCGCCGGCACTTACCCGATGAGCCGCCGCCGTACGGACAGGGTCTCCTGGCGGGAGCGCTGCGCTCGCCTCATGGCCGCCGTGTCCGCGGCCCGGCCCAGTCGGGAGGAGTCGGTTTAGAGCAGcagcccgcccgcccgcccgccccgccgccgctcccccTGCGGGCCGCCGGCCGGCACTGCGCTCCGTGCCGGAAGGCAGCGCtgcagccccggccccgcctGCTCCCGAACCtgccctcagcagcactgaggggaGCGGCATAACTCACCCGTGCTGTGGCCTGTGGCCTCCCCTCCGCATGCCGGACTGGGGCTCCTCTGTCAGCAGCAGTGGTGAGTTCACCCTGCAGGTCCCGTGGCCCTGTGAGGTTCTGCCGGCACACACAggctgggcacagtgctggcagcagcacacgGCTCAGAGTGACTTTCGATGGTAGCTTCTGGGTTAGAGCTGCAGGGTTTAACACATCACACTCCTTAAGCAAAAGTGCAACAAACCTCTTGTGTGGTTGTGCTCCTGTGTTGAGCCTGCTCCCATGCAGCAAAAAGCCAAACACTGCTGTCAGATGAGAGGAGACAGTCCTGGTCATGTGGGGATGGAattccttaaagaaaaacacagagataaGAACCAGAAGGGACGTGTGTCCAGCACTCTGCTGCTGTAGGTGCTGCATCCCCAGCAGAGCCATCAGAATGCTTCATTCTAATAGattgcagattattttttcattccaaGTATGTGTTTGCATTCACTTGTTTTAAACTAACAACTGAGAGGACTCAGACCATTTGACTACGTACCTGGCAGACCAGAATGATGTTCAGCTGCAGTTATTTGATAAACACAGGAGAACAGTTTAAGCTTTGCATTAATACAGGGAATCCCAAACCAAATTGCTATAGATTTAAAACCACGCTGAGCTTCAGTGGTAAAGCTCAGATGTTGCATAAGTCAATTTTGAACAATTGAAATGAATTGAACTGAAAGACAGTCGAGGAAATACGAATAATGGCCATTAATCTTTATTTGAACTCTTGTCTGGTTAAGATACTTTGCAGCTATTTATAATAACAACCGGAACATTTACAGTTTGCTTGTTCTTGGTTACAAATGCAGAGTTCATTATACATATTCACACAGTCATAAAAGCAACCTGTACAGAGAGACCATTTCTAACCATCGACTCTTTGCTTTTAGTACAGAAAGCacaaggaaatgtttttggaGGTCTCGAGCTGATGCCGTCCATTGCAGCTTTAAGCTACAAATACATACTGCAGGACTAATTAATAACCATCTTAACATGTTAAAACAACGCATACAAAATACCATCATAATGCCTTCATTTTTAAGCAGTTGTTCCCCGAAGCAGTGAGTAAATAGAACTCTTCATGGCATACACAATTAAAAAATTACATCGTGCTGCAAATAGAAACGTTACGCATAGAAATGTTaggcacttttttttctttttttttttctttttttagtttttactatttatatgtatttatatatatatttaaaagtgGTACATTGTACAGAGACTTACTCAGCTTCGTATGCCGTACCACCTAAATACAGCCACACAAACTACTGCTCAGGGTGCCCAGCATGGACACGCGTATCGCACACAGGCCTGGCAGCTCTTAACAGCCACCCTGAAGCAATGCAGCCCTTCCCATTAAATAAGCCTTGCATAACCTGGGAGAGGATTAAGCCTTATCAGCATAATTTCAAACAGGTACAGATAAAATTCATATTGCATACAGTTTCTCTAATTCCATCCTTTCAGAAATGGCACCTCAATGCTAGGGGACAGACCAGTGTTAAAAGGTCTGTACGCCCAAAGCAATTAATGTGACAGAGCTGGTGGCTTTCAGTTCTGACTGGCATTTCGTGCTGAATATTTGTCACActgagcattttgttttcagtaaaataCTAAAAGAGAACCCCAGATAGCAATGCAAGAATTGCTGTGTTGTGAAATTGTCTATACAATGGCATTCCATCTATGAAACTGCCCAGCAGACACAACAGGACTCCAGCTCCCATCCTAACTAACAGCAACTTACCATCTCTTCTGCCTGATGTGGAAATTGAGTACCTGCAAAACCAGGTCCTCCCTTTAAttcacagcaggaaagcagaTTTGATAAGCATCCCCTTCATCCTCACGTAAAATGCACTTTTAGAAATTAAATGTACAATTCGGTGTTTCAAAGAACATAAAAACCCACGTGTTCCTGGTGTCATTTACACAGAGCTGTATTTCAGATACCTGGGACATCGCCATTTTAGTCACCATTAACAGCCATGTTACATAAGAAgccacacacagacatataagTTCACTGCATCTGTTCCATGAAACAGCAACTGAGAACTCCTACCACAGCTTAGCGAGCAGGGATGAATTGTCCTAGCACATAGGGAAACCGCAAATGTTAGTGTATTTCTtattctgctctgctgtcactAACGCCACTTCTTGTGCATTGAAAAGTCATGATTCCCAGCTTCCCTGCGGTTTTCCCCCAGGCCTTCTACAGCAGTATAGAGTCTTAAGGTCTATCAAGGCCGTCTCCCATTCATTTCCAAGTGTCAGGTTTTCAGCACTTGCTTTAGCTGCAGCTT contains:
- the PHYKPL gene encoding 5-phosphohydroxy-L-lysine phospho-lyase isoform X1, translated to MRRAQRSRQETLSVRRRLIGSSCKLFYPNDPLKIVKARGQYMYDENGRQYLDCINNVAHVGHCHPDVVKAAHEQNQLLNTNSRYLHDNLTDYAERLSEKLPDKLCTFYFLNSGSEANDLALRLARQFTKHEDVIVLDHAYHGHLTSLIDISPYKFRNLEGQKEWVHVAPVPDTYRGLYREDHEDPVTAYANEVKNIIKQAHKKGRKIAAFFAESLPSVGGQILPPEGYFQKVAEHVHEAGGVFVADEIQVGFGRVGKHFWAFQLQGEEFVPDIVTMGKPIGNGHPIACVATTKEIAEAFAATGVEYFNTFGGNPVSCAIGLAVLDVIEKEQLQVHATEVGNFLMKLLMEQKIKHPIIGDVRGSGLFIGVDLIKDQARTPATEEAECLITRLKEEYILLSTDGPGRNVLKFKPPMCFTVEDAKFVVDTIDKLLTDMEKEHLNQEKTSTGST
- the PHYKPL gene encoding 5-phosphohydroxy-L-lysine phospho-lyase isoform X3, translated to MYDENGRQYLDCINNVAHVGHCHPDVVKAAHEQNQLLNTNSRYLHDNLTDYAERLSEKLPDKLCTFYFLNSGSEANDLALRLARQFTKHEDVIVLDHAYHGHLTSLIDISPYKFRNLEGQKEWVHVAPVPDTYRGLYREDHEDPVTAYANEVKNIIKQAHKKGRKIAAFFAESLPSVGGQILPPEGYFQKVAEHVHEAGGVFVADEIQVGFGRVGKHFWAFQLQGEEFVPDIVTMGKPIGNGHPIACVATTKEIAEAFAATGVEYFNTFGGNPVSCAIGLAVLDVIEKEQLQVHATEVGNFLMKLLMEQKIKHPIIGDVRGSGLFIGVDLIKDQARTPATEEAECLITRLKEEYILLSTDGPGRNVLKFKPPMCFTVEDAKFVVDTIDKLLTDMEKEHLNQEKTSTGST
- the PHYKPL gene encoding 5-phosphohydroxy-L-lysine phospho-lyase isoform X2 — translated: MRRAQRSRQETLSVRRRLIGSSCKLFYPNDPLKIVKARGQYMYDENGRQYLDCINNVAHVGHCHPDVVKAAHEQNQLLNTNSRYLHDNLTDYAERLSEKLPDKLCTFYFLNSGSEANDLALRLARQFTKHEDVIVLDHAYHGHLTSLIDISPYKFRNLEGQKEWVHVAPVPDTYRGLYREDHEDPVTAYANEVKNIIKQAHKKGRKIAAFFAESLPSVGGQILPPEGYFQKVAEHVHEAGGVFVADEIQVGFGRVGKHFWAFQLQGEEFVPDIVTMGKPIGNGHPIACVATTKEIAEAFAATGVEYFNTFGGNPVSCAIGLAVLDVIEKEQLQVHATEVGNFLMKLLMEQKIKHPIIGDVRLKEEYILLSTDGPGRNVLKFKPPMCFTVEDAKFVVDTIDKLLTDMEKEHLNQEKTSTGST